From Chryseobacterium sp. H1D6B, a single genomic window includes:
- a CDS encoding class I SAM-dependent methyltransferase yields MNRSEAEELIIDAFSKEKSVEKWIDLGCGNGLFTNALAEFLAQGSKIYAVDKTYQYLESGNTAVDIQFIYSDFEDVSFEFKDLDGILMANSLHYVSDQEKLIHNLLRCLKPDGKFIIIEYDTQNSNPWVPFPIPLKKLKELFALVGLNKIKKLGERTSIYRGDMMYSAVIKNQKDV; encoded by the coding sequence TTGAATAGATCTGAAGCCGAAGAATTAATCATTGATGCATTTTCTAAAGAAAAATCCGTTGAAAAGTGGATTGATTTAGGATGTGGAAATGGATTGTTTACGAACGCCTTAGCTGAATTTTTAGCTCAAGGAAGTAAGATTTATGCAGTTGACAAAACCTATCAGTACCTAGAATCGGGAAATACAGCAGTGGATATTCAATTCATCTACAGTGATTTTGAGGATGTAAGTTTTGAGTTTAAAGATTTAGATGGGATTTTAATGGCTAATTCACTTCATTATGTTTCAGATCAAGAAAAACTGATTCATAACTTGTTGCGTTGTCTAAAGCCTGACGGAAAATTTATTATTATTGAATATGATACTCAAAATTCTAATCCATGGGTTCCGTTTCCAATACCTTTAAAAAAATTAAAAGAACTTTTTGCGTTAGTTGGTCTTAATAAGATAAAAAAGCTTGGGGAAAGAACATCTATTTACAGAGGAGATATGATGTATTCAGCGGTGATAAAAAATCAAAAAGATGTATGA